In Anopheles gambiae chromosome 2, idAnoGambNW_F1_1, whole genome shotgun sequence, a single window of DNA contains:
- the LOC1269749 gene encoding talin-2 isoform X3 → MSTLSLRISLEGGRVTKTIQFDPSTTVFDACRIIKDKFAEAVQGQAQEFGLFLADDDTRQGVWLEPARNLGYYMLHNHDVLEYRQKHRTLRVRMLDGAVKTILVDDSQPVSQLMVVICTKIGITNHEEYGLVREDPEAQNENQPDNRSNTGTLTLRRKAQEKERDAKMESLRKKLRTDDEINWVDVGKTLREQGIDEQETVLLRRKFFYSDQNIDSRDPVQLNLLYVQARDAILDGTHPVTQDKACEFAGIQVQIQFGDHNEAKHRPGFLDLREFLPASYVRTKNIERKIFAEHRKHVGLSDLDAKYEYTKTARELPTYGVTFFLVKEKMTGKNKLVPRLLGVTKDSVLRLDETTKEILKSWPLTTVRRWGASPNTFTLDFGDYADSYYSVQTTEAEQIVQLIAGYIDIILKKKQAKDHFGIEGDEGSTMVEESVAPSKATFLQHEETNKGGKVETHSIAKPAIMRGTDGERSYGTGEMQSIQYGAIVGQVNLAHQPPMLQQTRISSVLSEPQRALLGYISAGQDALNRAEKDLESKVQLPPLGTDPGSLQWREETLDTSKQTVTTHLATMNAATAQVVTASQPDEIDHEAVGAAVSQITQSIPEVTKEVRLIAALMDDDCTGDKLLEATRKLCNAFSDLLRSAEPESKEPRQNLLNAATRVGEASGQVLSTIGEESVESRELHDMLLGLAKAVANTTAALVLKAKSIAAVTEDEATRNKVIGAASQCALATSQLVACARVVGPTIQSPACREQLEAAAREVAKAVAHLAEVCNEATDNQQLRGDLTAAAKDVSKSLTDLLEHIKLSAREKARRVENENPVDNVLVATDILVSSSDPQEMIRQAQQLGKATAQLIQSIKGEAESQHDSNMQRKLLEAAKQLADATARMVEAARLCAGNPHDSGHQEMLRTAAEELRVITTSTANTPAIKRQLIGRLEQCARQAASSATQCITAAQNSLIHSNDVQTKEILLQDCQAVADQIPRLVAGVKGTHARPDDPNAQLCLIDAAEMFLEPGAQMAGSARELQPTVMDQAAGQQLGRSSVNLTHAIHDLRLAAHRAREACGGNELDAALEAVRNLRSVLSDTRRAAQEGSLRPLPGETADSCFKQLAAASNAVDVSMHQLMSAAQQGNRTYAGVAGRDTALALGDYTKSVRGVLVTTKNPAVVDCADEVIVDSLRVIEEAQRTLQNLDNQEALLIAIKRTKHSLGRTIDCLPGVKDINEAFETVTDLRSILDTGEYPPSDRPYGQLQNELKSAADQLNVAGGQVAQSYDSSIKLAGTSQEFCHAYKELLTVTLEMAGQTAEDRAREEIVNSLRGVSNQSISLLGTARYVAGDPDRPNAKNELSSAARLVTESINRLVDVCTQAAPGQKECDGAIRSIESLRPLLESPQESLTDQGYFDCLDTVLEKSRTLGEGMTGIANNAKNSKHVEFGHSVNSVSESIRGLIESAAQAAYLVGVSNPTSVGGRPGIVDPAQYARAAQAIRQSCDVLRGQASSQPQVLSAATVIAKHTSALCNACRNASSTTTNPVAKRHFVQAAKEVANSTAALVREIKALDQDYSPASRQRCAAATEPLLEAVSSLCHFASSPEFISIPARISTEGRKAQEPILTAGRGILDGAVDMVRTAKVLALTPTDPPVWQQLATHSRNVSESIKQLASSIREKAPGQMQCDQVLEVLKDCSRELNSAALAVGVDGLPQRKDSNLQGFTNQSLNAASELIDRLEPVKSSAKKNAESLGHAVNQIAKHIVPLTNGVIGACSQLVHSGQQTVLINQVKSVVECCAQLVQTAKQAGGNPRAAHFHPELDEAVESTREAIQELNATVERLSTENGVVTGLMEQISRSMSRISDKRQSFLGASLNDTYVDYQTRMVQSAKEIARYANEINAKAAIDPSKLAQLCVEMTHHYTQLAQDSIGASALTTSPDVAIRIRNTVQDLGRSVNVLIQSTTGIRKDDSSGLVEISRGARDVSEKVAQVLAALQAGSRGTQACINASSTVSAIISDLDTTIMFATAGTLQSSDEDGKFSDHREHILKTAKALVEDTKILVAGAAGTQDQLAAAAQNAVTTILQLADAVKHGAASLGSGQPDSQVMVINAVKDVAAALGELINATKLASGKPINDPAMNDLKDSAKMIRELCLTETSTSVALAGYRAEGAGQRYIYTHQQQTHTTAPTALSVRAPTVRPN, encoded by the exons ATGTCCACACTATCCCTCCGGATCAGCCTCGAGGGAGGCCGGGTGACAAAGACGATCCAGTTCGATCCGAGCACGACCGTGTTCGATGCGTGTCGCATCATCAAGGACAAGTTCGCGGAGGCGGTACAGGGGCAGGCGCAGGAGTTTGGCCTCTTCCTAGCGGACGATGACACCCGGCAGGGCGTGTGGCTGGAGCCGGCCCGCAACCTGGGCTACTACATGCTGCACAACCACGATGTGCTCGAGTACCGACAGAAGCACCGGACGCTGCGCGTGCGCATGCTGGACGGTGCGGTCAAGACGATCCTGGTCGACGATTCGCAGCCGGTGTCGcagctgatggtggtgatcTGCACAAAGATTGGCATCACCAACCACGAGGAGTACGGGCTGGTGCGCGAAGACCCGGAGGCGCAGAACGAGAACCAGCCCGACAATCGCTCCAACACCGGCACGCTCACGCTGCGTCGCAAGGCGCAGGAGAAGGAGCGGGACGCGAAGATGGAGAGCTTGCGGAAGAAGCTGCGCACGGACGACGAGATCAACTGGGTGGACGTGGGCAAGACGCTGCGCGAGCAGGGCATCGACGAGCAGGAGACGGTGCTGCTGCGGCGCAAGTTCTTCTACTCCGACCAGAACATCGATTCGCGCGACCCGGTACAGCTGAACCTGCTGTACGTGCAGGCGCGCGATGCCATCCTGGACGGGACGCACCCGGTCACGCAGGACAAGGCGTGCGAGTTCGCCGGCATACAGGTGCAGATCCAGTTCGGGGACCATAACGAGGCGAAACATAGACCCGGGTTTCTGGA TTTGCGAGAGTTTCTGCCCGCCTCGTACGTGCGCACGAAGAACATTGAGCGGAAAATATTCGCCGAACACCGGAAGCACGTCGGGCTGTCCGACCTGGACGCGAAGTACGAGTACACCAAGACGGCCCGCGAGCTGCCCACGTACGGTGTGACGTTTTTCCTGGTGAAGGAGAAAATGACCGGCAAGAACAAGCTCGTGCCCCGGCTGCTGGGCGTCACCAAGGACTCGGTGCTGCGGTTGGACGAGACGACGAAGGAGATCCTGAAATCGTGGCCGCTGACGACCGTACGCCGGTGGGGCGCGTCGCCCAACACGTTCACGCTCGATTTCGGCGATTACGCCGACTCGTACTACTCGGTGCAAACGACGGAAGCGGAACAGATCGTGCAGCTGATCGCCGGCTACATCGACATCATCCTGAAGAAGAAGCAGGCAAAGGACCACTTCGGCATCGAGGGCGACGAGGGCTCCACCATGGTGGAGGAAAGTGTCGCACCGTCAAA AGCCACCTTCCTGCAGCACGAGGAGACGAACAAAGGTGGCAAGGTGGAAACCCATTCCATCGCTAAGCCAGCCATCATGCGCGGAACTGACG GTGAACGGTCGTACGGTACTGGCGAGATGCAATCGATACAGTACGGTGCCATCGTCGGTCAGGTCAACCTGGCACACCAGCCACCGATG TTGCAGCAAACGCGCATCAGTTCGGTACTGTCCGAGCCACAGCGTGCACTGCTCGGGTACATTTCCGCCGGTCAGGATGCGCTCAACCGGGCGGAGAAGGATCTGGAGAGCAAGGTGCAGCTGCCACCGCTCGGTACCGATCCGGGCTCGTTGCAGTGGCGCGAGGAAACGCTCGACACGTCGAAGCAAACCGTCACGACGCATCTGGCCACGATGAATGCGGCGACGGCGCAGGTCGTGACCGCGTCGCAGCCCGACGAGATCGACCACGAGGCGGTCGGTGCGGCCGTGTCGCAGATCACGCAGAGCATCCCGGAGGTGACGAAAGAGGTGCGCCTGATTGCCGCTCTCATGGACGATGACTGTACCGGCGATAAGCTGCTGGAAGCGACGCGCAAACTGTGCAATGCGTTTAGCGATCTGTTGCGCTCGGCCGAGCCGGAAAGCAAGGAGCCGCGCCAGAACCTGCTGAATGCGGCGACGCGTGTCGGTGAGGCGAGCGGACAGGTGCTGAGCACGATCGGCGAGGAGAGCGTGGAGAGCCGCGAGCTGCACGATATGCTGCTCGGGCTGGCGAAGGCGGTCGCCAACACGACGGCTGCGCTGGTGCTGAAGGCGAAATCGATCGCGGCCGTGACGGAAGATGAGGCAACTCGCAACAAAG TTATCGGAGCGGCAAGTCAGTGTGCTCTGGCTACCAGCCAGCTGGTGGCGTGTGCCCGTGTCGTCGGTCCCACCATTCAGAGTCCGGCTTGTCGGGAGCAGCTGGAAGCGGCAGCGCGTGAGGTCGCTAAAGCCGTCGCTCACCTGGCCGAAGTGTGCAACGAGGCGACGGACAATCAGCAGCTGCGTGGCGACCTGACGGCAGCGGCGAAGGACGTCTCCAAGTCGCTGACCGATCTGCTCGAGCACATCAAGCTGAGTGCGCGTGAGAAGGCACGCCGCGTGGAGAATGAGAACCCCGTGGATAATGTGCTGGTAGCGACAGACATTCTTGTTTCGTCGTCCGACCCGCAGGAGATGATCCGGCAGGCGCAGCAGCTCGGCAAAGCAACGGCCCAGCTCATCCAGAGCATCAAGGGCGAGGCGGAAAGTCAGCACGACTCGAACATGCAGCGCAAGCTGCTCGAGGCCGCAAAGCAACTGGCCGACGCTACGGCACGGATGGTGGAAGCGGCCCGGCTGTGTGCCGGAAACCCGCACGATTCGGGCCACCAGGAGATGCTGCGCACCGCGGCGGAGGAGCTGCGTGTCATCACGACATCGACGGCAAACACGCCCGCCATCAAGCGGCAGCTGATTGGGCGGCTGGAACAGTGCGCCAGACAGGCGGCCTCGTCCGCCACGCAATGCATAACGGCGGCCCAGAACTCGCTCATCCACAGCAACGATGTGCAGACGAAGGAGATCCTGCTGCAGGACTGTCAGGCGGTGGCCGATCAGATTCCCCGGCTGGTGGCGGGTGTAAAGGGCACGCATGCGCGTCCAGACGACCCGAACGCGCAGCTGTGCTTGATCGATGCCGCCGAGATGTTCCTCGAGCCGGGCGCACAGATGGCCGGTTCGGCACGCGAACTACAGCCAACCGTTATGGACCAGGCGGCTGGGCAGCAGCTGGGACGCAGCTCCGTCAACTTGACCCACGCCATCCACGATCTGCGGCTGGCGGCCCATCGTGCACGGGAGGCATGCGGTGGCAACGAGCTGGACGCTGCGCTGGAAGCGGTTCGCAACCTGCGCAGCGTGCTGAGCGACACACGCCGCGCCGCCCAGGAAGGAAGTCTGCGTCCGCTGCCGGGCGAGACGGCAGACAGTTGCTTCAAGCAGCTGGCTGCCGCTAGCAACGCGGTCGACGTTTCGATGCACCAGCTGATGAGCGCCGCCCAGCAGGGCAATCGTACGTACGCAGGGGTCGCCGGTCGCGACACTGCTCTCGCCCTGGGCGATTACACCAAGAGTGTGCGCGGGGTGCTTGTAACTACGAAGAATCCTGCCGTGGTCGATTGCGCCGACGAGGTGATTGTGGATTCGCTGCGCGTGATTGAGGAAGCGCAGCGAACGCTCCAGAATCTGGACAACCAGGAGGCGCTGCTGATTGCGATCAAGCGCACGAAACATTCGCTCGGTCGTACGATCGACTGTCTACCGGGCGTGAAGGACATCAACGAGGCGTTCGAGACGGTAACGGATTTGCGCAGCATTCTCGACACGGGCGAGTACCCACCGTCGGATCGTCCGTATGGCCAGCTGCAAAACGAGTTGAAATCGGCCGCTGATCAGTTAAACGTAGCTGGCGGACAGGTGGCACAATCGTACGACAGTTCCATCAAGCTGGCCGGCACAAGCCAGGAGTTCTGTCACGCCTACAAAGAGCTGCTAACGGTGACGCTCGAAATGGCAGGCCAAACGGCGGAAGATCGTGCCCGGGAAGAGATCGTCAACTCGCTGCGCGGCGTTTCGAACCAGTCGATTAGTCTGCTGGGCACGGCTCGCTACGTTGCGGGCGACCCGGACCGTCCGAATGCGAAGAACGAGCTGTCCTCTGCGGCACGGCTGGTGACGGAAAGCATCAACCGGCTGGTGGACGTATGCACGCAGGCCGCCCCAGGGCAGAAGGAGTGTGATGGCGCGATACGTAGCATTGAATCGCTGCGACCGCTGCTGGAGTCACCCCAGGAATCGCTGACCGATCAGGGCTACTTCGACTGTCTCGACACGGTGCTGGAGAAATCGCGCACACTCGGCGAGGGCATGACGGGCATCGCAAACAACGCGAAGAACTCGAAGCACGTTGAGTTTGGCCACTCGGTCAACTCGGTGTCGGAGTCGATTCGTGGTCTGATCGAGTCTGCCGCACAGGCCGCGTATCTGGTGGGAGTTTCCAACCCTACCAGCGTCGGAGGGCGTCCGGGCATTGTCGACCCGGCTCAGTACGCTCGTGCAGCACAGGCAATCCGTCAGAGCTGCGACGTTCTGCGAGGTCAGGCCTCTTCTCAGCCGCAGGTCCTGTCGGCGGCGACCGTCATCGCCAAGCACACGTCTGCGCTTTGCAATGCGTGTCGCAATGCAAGCTCCACCACAACGAACCCGGTCGCCAAGCGGCACTTTGTCCAGGCTGCCAAGGAGGTGGCCAACTCGACGGCTGCGCTGGTGCGTGAAATTAAGGCCCTCGATCAGGACTACAGTCCGGCATCGCGGCAACGCTGTGCCGCTGCGACGGAACCACTGCTTGAGGCGGTTTCTTCGCTCTGTCACTTTGCCTCCTCGCCCGAGTTCATCTCGATTCCGGCCCGCATCTCGACCGAGGGTCGCAAGGCACAGGAACCGATCCTGACGGCCGGGCGTGGCATACTCGACGGTGCAGTTGATATGGTTCGCACGGCAAAGGTGCTCGCGCTGACACCGACCGATCCGCCAGTATGGCAGCAGCTCGCAACCCACAGCCGCAACGTGTCGGAAAGCATTAAGCAGCTTGCGTCGAGCATTCGCGAGAAGGCTCCTGGCCAGATGCAGTGCGACCAGGTGCTGGAGGTGCTGAAGGATTGCTCGCGGGAGCTCAACTCAGCCGCTCTAGCGGTCGGTGTTGATGGTTTGCCGCAGCGCAAGGACAGCAATCTGCAGGGCTTTACCAACCAATCGCTCAATGCGGCGTCCGAGCTGATCGATCGTCTCGAGCCGGTGAAATCGTCCGCAAAGAAGAATGCCGAAAGTCTGGGTCACGCTGTAAATCAGATCGCGAAACACATTGTGCCGCTGACGAATGGAGTGATTGGAGCATGCTCGCAGCTCGTCCACTCCGGTCAGCAAACGGTGCTGATCAACCAGGTCAAATCGGTTGTTGAGTGTTGCGCACAGCTCGTACAAACTGCTAAGCAGGCAGGCGGTAACCCACGTGCCGCTCATTTCCATCCGGAGCTGGATGAGGCAGTTGAATCGACGCGGGAAGCGATCCAAGAGCTGAACGCAACCGTCGAGCGTCTTTCCACGGAGAACGGTGTGGTGACGGGTTTGATGGAGCAAATTTCCCGCTCGATGTCTCGCATCTCCGACAAGCGCCAATCGTTCCTGGGAGCGTCGCTGAATGATACGTACGTCGACTACCAGACGCGCATGGTACAGAGTGCGAAGGAGATTGCGCGCTACGCGAACGAAATCAACGCCAAGGCCGCCATCGATCCGTCCAAGCTGGCCCAGCTGTGCGTGGAGATGACGCATCATTACACGCAGCTGGCGCAGGACTCGATTGGTGCGTCCGCGCTTACCACTTCACCGGATGTGGCGATCCGCATCCGCAACACGGTGCAGGATCTCGGCCGCTCGGTCAACGTGCTGATCCAATCGACGACCGGTATCCGGAAGGACGATAGCAGCGGCTTGGTGGAGATATCTCGCGGCGCTCGTGACGTGTCGGAGAAGGTGGCCCAGGTACTGGCCGCCCTTCAGGCCGGTTCGCGTGGTACGCAGGCGTGCATTAACGCTTCCAGCACGGTGTCCGCGATCATCAGCGATCTCGACACGACGATCATGTTCGCCACCGCCGGTACGCTGCAGTCGAGCGACGAGGATGGCAAATTCTCCGACCATCGCGAGCACATCCTCAAGACAGCGAAGGCGCTGGTGGAGGACACAAAGATCCTGGTGGCCGGTGCTGCCGGCACACAGGATCAGCTAGCAGCAGCCGCCCAGAACGCGGTGACGACGATTT TGCAATTGGCCGACGCAGTCAAGCATGGGGCCGCCTCGCTCGGTTCCGGTCAGCCCGACTCGCAAGTGATGGTCATAAACGCGGTCAAAGACGTCGCCGCAGCACTCGGTGAGCTTATAAACGCTACTAAACTCGCCTCCGGCAAGCCCATTAACGATCCAGCTATGAATGATTTGAAAGATAGCGCTAAG ATGATACGGGAGCTGTGCCTCACCGAGACGAGCACGTCTGTCGCGCTGGCCGGCTATCGCGCCGAAGGTGCCGGCCAGCGGTACATTTACACACatcaacagcaaacacacaccactGCTCCCACCGCTCTGTCCGTGCGAGCTCCTACTGTACGACCCAATTAA